From Aspergillus fumigatus Af293 chromosome 5, whole genome shotgun sequence, a single genomic window includes:
- a CDS encoding Ran GTPase-binding protein LOS1, with protein MEEQVANAIEIASNPSADPALKTQAFDFVNQLRSDPSGWQVCLSLFTQTPQRSGIVRHVALEVVNSAAQGGLIDLQALAYVKDGLLAYLRQVYGQDAGASDPPNIQNKIAQTITFLFSALYASGWESFFDDLLGLTQKSPSSTTRDNASGIIFYLRVINSIHDEIGDVLVSRSRNEQDKANALKDLIRQRDMQKITSSWQQILSEWRDGNDVIVEMCLKAVGSWVSWIDIGLVVNQTMLDLLFQQLGRAQKEDLRQGEEKVRDAAVDVFTEIIGKKMKPEDKIDMIIFLNLDTIVSQLSNSPPLHGNRFTFKYDTDLAETVAKLVNITVIDIVRALEQEGVSTECKEKANGLLQAFLPHILRYFSDEYDEVCSTVIPCVSDLLTYLRRIAKVNPALASQHSSILLPILKAIIAKMRYDETSSWGEEDEQTDEAEFQELRKRLGILQQMIASINEQLYMEVVSEMVATTFENLRQSGSQMDWRDLDLALHEMFLFGDLAVKAGSLYTKGNPNNQAAERLIEMMLRMVESDIRSFTHPATQLQYTEICVRYSSFFHHHTHLIPGVLENFLQLVHHPIKKVKTRSWYLFQRLVKQLRQYVGNVAQTVVEALGDLLVIRAELPSEVSEGDEMSSEDHELADAIFNSQLYLFEAVGIICSTPTISPDKQVLYVQAVLNPIFLDMEKNLEAAKSQDERAILQIHHDIMALGTLARGFSDWMPGTNTPATLPAPEVSAAFNQVAEATLVALESLKSSFNVRTAARFAFSRLIGVLGSRILPQLPRWIDGLLTQTSSRDEMALFLRLLDQVIFGFKGEIFSILDTLLTPFLQRVFSGIADPTTGTDDEIQLAELKREYLNFLLAVLNNDLGAVIISERNQPIFETVISTIEHFSKDIDDFTTAKMAFSVLSKMSSSWGGPDVIAEASNGTPPSQAPLPGFGQFMITRFSPLCWALPSTPSFNSKDAQAKQVLAEAGGLQRTIYAKTGMEYLTYLRDRELPGMGMGGELIEEFVGALSRLDLKGFRQFFPSFIQRLSA; from the exons ATGGAAGAGCAG GTAGCAAATGCAATTGAAATCGCCTCGAATCCGTCCGCAGACCCAGCCCTTAAGACGCAAGCCTTCGATTTCGTGAATCAGCTTCGCTCCGACCCGTCGGGATGGCAGGTCTGCCTTTCACTGTTCACACAAACTCCCCAGCGCTCGGGTATCGTGAGGCATGTGGCTCTGGAAGTGGTCAATAGCGCTGCACAGGGCGGTTTGATAGACTTGCAGGCCCTAGCGTATGTCAAGGATGGCTTGTTGGCGTATCTCCGGCAGGTCTATGGACAGGACGCAGGAGCATCCGACCCGCCGAACATCCAGAACAAAATCGCTCAAACCAtcacctttctcttctctgcaCTCTACGCCAGCGGGTGGGAATCATTCTTCGATGATCTCCTCGGCTTGACCCAGAAAAGCCCCTCGAGCACGACGCGCGACAACGCATCCGGAATTATCTTCTACCTTCGGGTTATTAACTCGATCCACGACGAGATTGGCGATGTTTTGGTCTCGCGGTCCCGCAATGAACAGGACAAGGCGAATGCGCTCAAGGACCTCATTCGGCAGAGGGATATGCAGAAGATCACCAGCTCATGGCAACAGATTTTGTCGGAATGGCGGGACGGCAACGATGTTATTGTGGAGATGTGCTTGAAGGCTGTCGGCAGCTGGGTCAGCTGGATTGATATCGGTCTTGTGGTGAACCAGACAATGCTTGATCTTTTGTTCCAGCAGCTGGGCCGGGCGCAGAAAGAGGATTTgagacaaggagaagagaaggtgCGGGATGCGGCGGTCGATGTCTTCACGGAGATCatcggcaagaagatgaaaccGGAGGACAAGATCGACATGATTATCTTCTTGAATCTCGATACTATTGTTTCTCAACTCTCGAATAGCCCCCCTCTGCACGGAAATAGGTTCACCTTCAAATATGACACGGATCTGGCGGAAACCGTCGCCAAGTTAGTCAATATCACCGTCATTGATATTGTACGGGCATTGGAACAGGAAGGTGTGTCGACCGAGTGCAAGGAGAAAGCCAATGGGCTGCTTCAGGCTTTCCTGCCACATATCCTGAGATATTTCTCCGATGAATATGATGAAGTCTGCTCAACCGTCATTCCGTGCGTTAGCGACCTCTTGACCTATCTAAGAAGAATCGCCAAAGTCAACCCTGCCCTTGCTTCTCAGCATTCTTCGATCCTCCTTCCGATCCTAAAGGCTATCATTGCCAAGATGCGATACGACGAGACCTCCTCATGgggcgaggaagatgagcagaCGGACGAGGCAGAATTCCAAGAACTTCGCAAGAGACTTGGTATCCTCCAGCAAATGATTGCTTCGATCAATGAACAGCTGTACATGGAAGTTGTGTCGGAGATGGTAGCAACTACTTTTGAGAACCTGCGGCAGTCGGGCTCCCAAATGGACTGGCGTGACCTAGATCTTGCCTTGCATGAAATGTTCTTGTTTGGAGATCTCGCCGTCAAGGCCGGAAGTCTCTACACCAAGGGTAACCCCAACAACCAGGCTGCCGAAAGGCTCATCGAAATGATGCTGAGGATGGTCGAGTCCG ACATTCGTTCATTCACCCATCCGGCAACGCAATTACAGTATACGGAAATCTGTGTGCGCTATAGCTCATTCTTTCATCACCATACCCATCTGATTCCAGGTGTGTTGGAGAACTTCCTTCAACTGGTTCACCACCCCATCAAGAAGGTGAAGACTCGTTCTTGGTACCTTTTCCAGCGATTGGTCAAGCAACTCAGACAGTACGTTGGCAACGTCGCGCAAACCGTTGTGGAAGCTCTGGGCGACCTTCTCGTAATTCGCGCCGAACTGCCTTCGGAGGTATCTGAAGGTGATGAGATGTCCTCGGAGGACCACGAATTAGCCGACGCCATCTTCAATAGCCAGCTGTATCTTTTCGAAGCCGTCGGTATCATCTGTTCGACTCCCACCATCTCACCGGATAAACAGGTCCTCTATGTGCAGGCGGTGCTCAATCCTATATTCCTCGACATGGAAAAGAATCTTGAGGCGGCGAAATCACAGGATGAACGAGCCATTCTGCAGATTCATCATGATATCATGGCGCTGGGAACCCTTGCCCGCGGATTTTCAGACTGGATGCCTGGAACGAACACGCCCGCTACCCTACCTGCACCCGAAGTCTCAGCAGCGTTCAATCAGGTGGCAGAAGCTACGCTGGTGGCCTTGGAGTCCCTTAAGTCCTCATTCAATGTTCGGACAGCGGCCCGATTTGCGTTCTCGAGGCTCATCGGTGTCCTCGGTTCTCGAATTCTGCCACAGTTGCCAAGGTGGATTGACGGCCTTCTTACTCAGACTTCTTCGCGCGATGAGATGGCCCTGTTCCTACGTCTCCTAGACCAGGTTATTTTCGGATTCAAGGGCGAAATCTTTTCCATCCTTGACACACTACTCACCCCCTTCCTGCAACGAGTGTTCTCCGGAATCGCCGATCCCACAACGGGCACGGATGATGAGATTCAACTGGCCGAGCTGAAACGGGAATACCTGAACTTCTTGCTGGCCGTTCTGAACAATGACTTGGGTGCTGTCATCATCAGTGAAC GAAATCAACCCATTTTTGAGACTGTCATCTCCACGATTGAGCATTTCTCCAAAGATATCGATGACTTTACCACAGCGAAGATGGCTTTCTCTGTTCTTTCGAAGATGAGCAGCTCGTGGGGCGGTCCGGATGTGATCGCGGAAGCTTCCAACGGGACCCCTCCATCGCAGGCTCCGCTGCCTGGTTTTGGCCAGTTCATGATTACAAGATTCTCGCCGTTATGCTGGGCGCTGCCGTCCACACCTTCTTTCAACTCCAAGGATGCGCAGGCCAAGCAGGTTCTTGCCGAAGCGGGCGGGTTACAGCGTACGATATATGCCAAAACCGGCATGGAGTACCTGACGTATCTCCGTGACCGTGAACTGCCCGGCATGGGTATGGGTGGAGAATTGATTGAAGAGTTTGTGGGTGCTTTGAGCCGGCTGGACTTGAAGGGGTTCCGGCAATTCTTTCCG TCTTTCATCCAGCGATTGAGCGCATGA
- a CDS encoding S-formylglutathione hydrolase, which yields MSVTTKATIASFGGKLLKLSHAAASTKCEMNFNLYLPPQAFQDPSQKIPVLIYLSGLTCTADNCSEKGFFQHGASKKGIAVLYPDTSPRGLDIEGENDSWDFGTGAGFYVDATKAPYNKGYNMYTYVTEELPKTVFAAFPQLDSSRVSITGHSMGGHGALTLYLRNPGKYKSVSAFAPIANPINCPWGQKAFAGYFGEDQKAKWAEHDATELVKKWKGRLDVLIDVGTGDNFYKQGQLLPENFEKAAKEAGVEGVNIRYQPDYDHSYYTMATFADDHVEHAAKYLFA from the exons ATGTCCGTCACCACAAAAGCCACAATTGCCTCGTTTGGCGGCAAGCTGCTCAAGCTGAGCCATGCCGCCGCCTCCACAAAATGCGAGATGAACTTCAACCTCTACCTGCCCCCCCAGGCCTTCCAGGACCCCTCCCAGAAGATCCCCGTCCTCATCTACCTGTCCGGCCTCACCTGCACAGCCGACAACTGCTCCGAGAAGGGCTTCTTCCAGCACGGCGCCAGCAAGAAAGGCATTGCGGTACTCTACCCAGACACCAGTCCCC GCGGCCTGGACATCGAAGGCGAGAATGACTCGTGGGACTTCGGCACCGGCGCCGGCTTCTACGTCGACGCGACAAAGGCTCCTTACAACAAGGGGTACAACATGTACACCTACGTCACCGAGGAACTCCCCAAGACGGTCTTTGCGGCGTTTCCACAGCTTGATTCGAGTAGGGTCAGCATCACGGGTCACAGCATGGGTGGACACGGGGCGCTGACGCTG TACCTCCGTAACCCCGGCAAATACAAATCCGTCTCTGCCTTTGCGCCCATCGCAAACCCCATCAACTGCCCCTGGGGCCAGAAAGCGTTCGCGGGCTACTTCGGCGAAGACCAGAAAGCGAAATGGGCGGAGCACGATGCCACCGAGCTGGTGAAGAAGTGGAAGGGGCGGTTGGATGTCCTCATTGACGTG GGTACCGGCGATAATTTCTACAAGCAGGGCCAGCTTCTCCCGGAGAACTTCGAGAAGGCTGCCAAGGAAGCTGGCGTCGAGGGCGTCAATATCCGCTACCAGCCTGATTATGACCATAGTTACTATACCATGGCGACGTTCGCGGATGACCATGTCGAGCATGCGGCCAAGTATCTCTTTGCTTAG
- a CDS encoding Zn(II)2Cys6 transcription factor, which produces METEQGRRIRARRTHQKSRLGCKTCKKRRVKCDEKKPTCTNCRQHAVICDYATESTAPSRPSRGQYRFRQSKYEIQIDPSTPDTTSIQSSNPGPTPPPPLESISLADLHLFHHYVTAMASTLTDGQDPKHLWDVHVPQWGFVFPSILHLILALSALHLAHQHPALRAQYRNQADAHFTFGVRSVTTVLASLNEDNCQYIYISAVLICFVYFAHGPRTGEFLVFSETGQAEWLVLMRGVRSILESRRAEIFSGVLAPEELEGAAEVSDELAEELERHKGRIRDVQLLIRAETDDEVIKEMYDSALEGLQETFDEVYRMRAAGKHGVNLMHLVIGWLYRRPEGFIGRLEAKDPLALTVLAYWAILLKYMQSSWLMKGWDEHVLAGIRASLPEQHRSRIGWPIECIFGKRQPVIAELS; this is translated from the exons ATGGAAACTGAGCAAGGCCGTCGGATTCGCGCGCGTAGAACCCATCAGAAATCTCGGCTAGGGTGCAAGACCTGTAAAAAGCGACGAGTCAAA TGCGATGAGAAAAAGCCGACCTGCACCAACTGTCGCCAGCATGCAGTCATCTGTGATTATGCCACCGAGTCGACTGCACCATCACGACCTTCGCGTGGACAATATCGCTTCAGACAGTCCAAATACGAAATCCAGATAGACCCATCAACCCCAGACACCACGAGCATACAGTCATCTAACCCGGGTCCGactccccctccccctctGGAGAGCATCTCCCTCGCAGACCTGCACCTTTTCCATCACTACGTCACCGCCATGGCCAGCACATTAACCGACGGACAAGACCCCAAACACCTTTGGGACGTCCACGTCCCACAATGGGGCTTCGTCTTTCCATCCATCCTGCATCTCATCCTTGCGCTCTCGGCTCTACACCTGGCGCACCAGCACCCGGCTCTGCGCGCCCAGTACCGGAACCAGGCAGATGCCCACTTCACCTTCGGTGTCCGCTCCGTGACCACCGTGCTGGCCAGCCTGAACGAAGACAATTGCCAGTACATCTACATCTCAGCGGTGCTGATCTGCTTCGTGTACTTTGCGCATGGTCCGCGCACAGGTGAGTTCCTCGTTTTCAGCGAGACAGGGCAGGCGGAGTGGCTTGTTCTCATGCGCGGGGTGAGATCGATTTTGGAGTCGAGGCGCGCAGAGATTTTTTCGGGGGTGTTGGCGcccgaggagctggaggggGCAGCCGAGGTTAGCGAtgagctggcggaggagctggagcgTCATAAAGGGCGGATCCGGGATGTCCAGCTGTTGATCCGTGCGGAGACGGATGACGAAGTGATCAAAGAGATGTACGACTCTGCTCTGGAGGGTCTGCAAGAGACCTTTGACGAGGTATATCGAATGAGAGCTGCTGGCAAGCACGGGGTGAATCTGATGCATTTGGTCATCGGGTGGTTGTATCGGCGTCCGGAAGGGTTTATCGGGCGGCTTGAGGCGAAGGATCCGCTCGCGCTGACGGTCCTGGCCTACTGGGCTATTCTTCTCAAGTATATGCAGTCGTCGTGGCTGATGAAGGGCTGGGATGAGCATGTTCTGGCGGGGATCCGGGCTTCGTTGCCAGAGCAGCATCGGAGCAGGATCGGGTGGCCGATAGAGTGTATTTTCGGGAAAAGACAGCCTGTGATTGCTGAGCTTTCATAG
- a CDS encoding RTA1 domain-containing protein, producing MDFTFHNGTNGSSPWVEFYPYTPSATAGYTFMSIFGMATVAHIILMFPYRAAYFIPLVLGGICETFGYYGRAWSHKEGRTAIGPWALQEMLILCAPPFVAASIYMVLGRIICAFDAEHHSSIRTKWLTTIFVLNDVVCFLTQLAGAGVQITGDPHVMAIGKKAVLAGLIFALVVFGVFVWVAAAFHRRLDAEPTAVVRECPRLRWKKYMWVIYVSCGMLMVRNLVRTVQFGSRKGSALNTEEAFIYVFDAALMAGSILVLIVWHPGRLVRRAQKATKASQMCVQMEDAPDIPLTGYREG from the exons ATGGACTTCACATTCCACAATGGAACCAATGGCTCGTCGCCATGGGTCGAATTCTACCCCTACACCCCCTCGGCCACAGCAGGATACACCTTCATGTCCATCTTCGGCATGGCAACAGTCGCGCACATCATTCTCATGTTCCCATACCGCGCAGCCTACTTCATCCCCCTCGTGCTGGGAGGAATCT GCGAAACCTTCGGCTACTACGGCCGCGCATGGTCCCACAAAGAAGGCAGAACTGCAATCGGCCCCTGGGCCCTCCAGGAGATGCTCATCCTTTGCGCACCGCCCTTCGTCGCAGCAAGCATCTACATGGTCCTCGGACGGATCATCTGCGCCTTCGACGCAGAGCACCACTCCAGCATCCGGACCAAGTGGCTGACAaccatcttcgtcctcaACGATGTGGTCTGCTTCCTGACGCAGCTTGCTGGCGCAGGGGTGCAGATTACCGGTGATCCGCACGTCATGGCGATTGGTAAGAAGGCCGTCCTAGCGGGATTGATCTTTGCGCTGGTAGTGTTTGGGGTGTTTGTGTGGGTGGCGGCGGCGTTCCATCGGAGGTTGGATGCGGAGCCGACGGCTGTGGTAAGGGAGTGTCCGCGGCTGCGGTGGAAGAAGTATATGTGGGTGATTTATGTCTCGTGTGGGATGTTGATGGTGAGGAATCTGGTGAGGACGGTCCAGTTTGGGTCGCGGAAAGGGTCTGCACTGAACACGGAAGAGGCGTTTATATATGTCTTTGATGCGGCGTTGATGGCTGGGTCGATTTTGGTATTGATAGTTTGGCATCCGGGGAGGTTGGTGCGGAGGGCTCAGAAGGCGACCAAGGCGAGTCAGATGTGTGTgcagatggaggatgcgccTGATATCCCATTGACGGGATATAGAGAGGGTTAG
- a CDS encoding nitroreductase family protein: protein MGSTQPEFKNPATTTLLELVKARRTNYSLKAESPISDEAIERIVQDAVLHVPSSFNTQTSRVVLLLKEEHQKLWDIAINIMEGLVAAGKVPKEMFENHTKPKLNGFRAGYGTVLFFVDFDSLAPIKEKFAIYADKFDPFALESNAMSQYLVWTALCSEGLGANLQHYSPLIDEQVQKTWNIPASWKLDAQLVFGTPTGDAGEKTFLPIEDRFKVFGK, encoded by the exons ATGGGCTCGACTCAACCCGAATTCAAGAACCCCGCCACCACCActctgctggagctggtcaaggcCCGGCGCACAAACTACAGCCTCAAGGCCGAGAGCCCTATTTCCGacgaggccattgagcgCATCGTTCAGGATGCCGTCCTGCACGTCCCCAGCTCCTTCAACACTCAGACCTCCCGTGTGGTcctcctgctcaaggagGAGCACCAGAAGCTCTGGGACATTGCCATTAACATCATGGAGGGCCTCGTGGCTGCCGGCAAGGTTCCCAAGGAGATGTTTGAGAACCACACCAAGCCTAAGCTGAACGGATTCCGCGCGGGCTATGGAACT GTTCTCTTCTTTGTTGACTTCGACTCTCTCGCGCCtatcaaggagaagttcgCCATCTATGCCGACAAGTTCGATCCTTTTGCTCTCGAGTCGAATGCCATGTCGCAGTACCTCG TCTGGACTGCCCTCTGCTCCGAAGGCCTCGGTGCCAATCTCCAGCACTACAGCCCTCTGATCGACGAGCAGGTGCAGAAGACCTGGAACATCCCTGCCTCGTGGAAGCTGGATGCCCAGCTCGTCTTTGGTACTCCTACCGGCGACGCTGGTGAGAAGACCTTCTTGCCCATTGAGGACCGCTTCAAGGTTTTTGGAAAGTAG
- a CDS encoding M20 family metallopeptidase produces MPEAPVVSLLQSLIQVPSTSDHEQDIARWLDNHLSTLGYTVERLSIAPGSTRENVYAYLGSSRRVRACLTAHMDTVPPHIPLRVEGSTIYGRGACDDKGPMAAQICALEELRAEGAVREGEVGLLFVVGEEKGGPGMIAANDHDLKFEGVVFGEPTEGKLVVGHKGHLVFELVGEGKACHSGYPHHGISANAAVVGVLNEFLCTKFPESSLLGPSTFNIGKIEGGVSYNIVPASSTALCAVRVATDMAECKKIVSEVVAKHPHVRLEFKFEYPETLLDHDVEGFETAPVSYGTDVPRFKGDHKKYLYGPGSILVAHGENEQIKVDELLEGVRAYKKLIRHLLKA; encoded by the exons ATGCCAGAAGCTCCTGTGGTGTCCCTCCTTCAATCCCTCATCCAGGTCCCCAGCACCAGCGACCATGAACAAGACATCGCCCGCTGGCTCGACAACCACCTCTCCACCCTCGGCTACACCGTCGAACGCCTCTCCATCGCCCCAGGCTCGACCCGCGAGAATGTCTACGCATACTTAGGCTCCTCGCGCAGGGTACGAGCCTGTCTCACCGCACACATGGATACCGTCCCGCCGCATATCCCACTGCGCGTTGAGGGCTCGACTATCTACGGCCGCGGCGCATGCGACGACAAGGGTCCCATGGCTGCGCAGATCTGTGCgcttgaggagctgcgtGCGGAGGGGGCGGTTAGGGAAGGTGAAGTTGGTTTGTTGTTTGTTGTGGGCGAGGAGAAGGGCGGTCCTGGGATGATTGCGGCCAACGATCACGATTTGAAGTTTGAGGGCGTGGTGTTTGGAGAGCCGACCGAGGGAAAACTGGTTGTCGGGCATAAGGGACATTTGGTGTTTGAGTTGGTTGGCGAGGGGAAGGCTTG TCATTCCGGGTATCCCCATCATGGCATCAGCGCCAATGCCGCTGTGGTTGGAGTTTTGAATGAGTTCTTGTGTACTAAATTCCCCGAGTCATCGTTACTGGGCCCGTCGACGTTCAATATCGGCAAGATTGAGGGAGGAGTGAGCTATAACATTGTCCCGGCTTCGAGCACAGCACTATGCGCCGTCCGTGTGGCGACTGATATGGCCGAATGTAAGAAGATTGTGTCGGAGGTTGTTGCGAAGCATCCACATGTCAGACTGGAGTTCAAGTTCGAGTATCCGGAGACATTGCTTGATCATGATGTCGAAG GGTTTGAAACAGCCCCAGTGTCATATGGAACTGATGTGCCTCGTTTCAAGGGAGACCATAAAAAGTACCTATACGGGCCTGGTTCAATCCTCGTGGCCCATGGAGAGAATGAGCAGATCAAAGTTGACGAGCTGCTAGAGGGTGTCAGGGCGTATAAAAAGTTAATCAGACACTTATTGAAAGCGTAA
- a CDS encoding DUF3632 domain-containing protein, which yields MASLSLEYRAEHSSPELHVFNILNDYLQPSSTTPPSEAAQSIHALTPKAASTQEDSSDLEGFLWSTWGSIIKVAKQIPYNHPSQDRLVDLIHALTKLPPRTVSIWGSENCLWEDLPMLGPTLRESWNAAPTYTKASDQEITEWINLQAFTARLCKSDRSLSLLGVWSLRSGLERELSDEELDGEVAAAAMWMVYGGENLFSQLTHEVPDQETERMMRPGPLFSGLGQLSPERWQFWKLRFEDLSEQIQVTDETKQVIRLAREKMERVQQ from the exons ATGGCGTCTCTTTCTCTCGAATATCGAGCTGAACACAGTTCCCCTGAGCTGCATGTTTTTAACATCCTCAATGACTACCTTCAGCCTTCTAGCACAACCCCTCCCAGTGAGGCCGCGCAATCCATCCACGCCTTGACACCAAAGGCAGCTTCAACACAAGAAGACAGCTCTGATCTGGAGGGGTTCCTTTGGTCCACATGGGGGAGTATCATCAAAGTCGCCAAACAAATTCCTTACAATCACCCCTCGCAAGACCGACTCGTTGACTTGATCCACGCTCTGACCAAGTTACCGCCGAGAACGGTATCAATCTGGGGT TCCGAAAATTGCCTATGGGAAGACCTGCCCATGCTCGGACCAACCCTGCGAGAATCCTGGAATG CGGCCCCCACGTATACAAAAGCCAGCGACCAAGAAATCACCGAATGGATCAACCTACAAGCCTTCACCGCGCGGCTGTGCAAAAGCGACCGatccctttctcttcttggCGTCTGGAGTCTGCGGTCGGGATTGGAACGGGAGCTATCGGACGAGGAACTCGACGGGGAAGTGGCTGCAGCAGCGATGTGGATGGTGTATGGTGGTGAGAACCTGTTCAGTCAACTGACACACGAGGTACCAGACCAGGAGACGGAGCGCATGATGAGGCCTGGGCCGCTGTTTAGCGGACTGGGACAGTTGAGCCCGGAGAGGTGGCAGTTCTGGAAGCTGCGGTTTGAGGACTTGAGTGAGCAGATCCAAGTCACTGATGAGACAAAGCAGGTAATTCGGCTGGccagggagaagatggagagggTTCAGCAGTAG
- a CDS encoding MFS transporter — protein MEHCLDPEPKMSDTEIEGGLDLQQTRSGWSIAESLSPVRETVFIFVICMAQFMTQAGLGSQLAPLTIIGDSFHITDNGILSWFVAGYSLTVGTFILFFGRCGDCFGYHTMFVIGFVWFGIWSMVAGVSVYSNSVLFIFARTAQGLGPAMLLPNGLAILGATYRPGPKKDMIFAIFGATAPNGAIIGAVFAALFSQLAWWPWTFWSTAIVCLVLAALGWAVIPRIHHEREKHGMTLVEWMQELDIVGACLGVGGLILVNVAWNQAPIVGWPTAYVYVLLIIGLVLLGFFFGWELRVARKPLIPLQALTLDVSFVLGCVACGWASFGIWTYYLWLFLEHVRGETPLMAAAQFVPPGVSGLLASFTTGYLMSRIRPGWIMLFAMVAFTLGNIFVAIAPVHQTYWALTFVSLVVTPWGMDMSFPASTVLLSNAVERRHQGIAASLVTTVVNYSISLGLGFAGTVEVHVNHGGKTFHDRLLGYRGALYMGIGLGGLGVAVSVIYLVKSILKKEPQGEEK, from the coding sequence ATGGAGCATTGCTTGGACCCAGAGCCAAAAATGAGTGACACCGAGATAGAGGGCGGCCTTGATCTCCAGCAAACACGGTCGGGCTGGTCCATCGCCGAAAGCCTCTCCCCGGTACGGGAAACGGTCTTCATCTTCGTGATATGCATGGCCCAATTCATGACCCAGGCCGGGCTGGGTAGCCAACTGGCCCCGCTGACCATCATCGGGGACTCCTTCCACATCACCGACAACGGCATCCTCAGCTGGTTCGTCGCGGGCTACTCCCTGACAGTGGGcaccttcatcctcttcttcggccgcTGCGGCGACTGCTTCGGCTACCACACCATGTTCGTGATCGGCTTTGTCTGGTTCGGCATCTGGTCCATGGTCGCCGGCGTCAGCGTCTACAGCAACTCCGTGCTGTTCATCTTCGCGCGCACCGCGCAGGGCCTCGGACCCGCGATGCTCCTCCCGAACGGGCTGGCGATTCTGGGAGCGACGTACCGGCCCGGCCCGAAGAAGGACATGATCTTTGCCATCTTCGGCGCAACGGCCCCCAACGGCGCCATCATCGGGGCCGTCTTCGCCGCGCTCTTCAGCCAGCTCGCCTGGTGGCCGTGGACGTTCTGGTCGACTGCGATTGTCTGCCTAGTCCTGGCGGCGCTGGGATGGGCCGTGATCCCGCGTATCCACCACGAGCGCGAGAAGCACGGCATGACTCTGGTCGAATGGATGCAGGAGCTGGACATCGTGGGGGCGTGTCTGGGGGTGGGGGGGCTGATTCTCGTGAACGTGGCGTGGAACCAGGCGCCCATCGTCGGCTGGCCGACGGCGTATGTGTACGTGCTGCTGATTATCGGGCTGGTTCTGCTCGGGTTTTTCTTCGGGTGGGAGCTGCGCGTCGCGCGCAAACCGCTCATCCCGCTCCAGGCGTTGACGCTGGACGTGTCCTTCGTGCTGGGCTGTGTCGCATGCGGCTGGGCCAGCTTCGGCATCTGGACGTACTACCTCTGGCTGTTCCTGGAGCATGTCCGCGGCGAGACCCCGTTGATGGCCGCGGCGCAGTTTGTGCCGCCGGGGGTCTCGGGCTTGCTCGCGTCGTTCACGACCGGGTATTTAATGAGTCGGATCCGGCCGGGGTGGATCATGTTATTTGCCATGGTGGCGTTCACGCTGGGGAATATCTTTGTTGCGATTGCGCCGGTGCATCAGACCTACTGGGCGCTGACTTTTGTTTCGTTGGTGGTCACGCCGTGGGGCATGGACATGTCTTTCCCCGCGAGCACAGTGCTGCTGTCGAACGCGGTGGAGCGCCGGCATCAGGGGATTGCGGCTTCCTTGGTCACGACGGTGGTCAACTATAGTATCTCGCTGGGACTGGGGTTTGCGGGGACGGTCGAGGTACATGTCAACCATGGCGGAAAGACGTTCCATGATAGACTGCTGGGATATCGCGGCGCGCTGTACATGGGGATTGGACTGGGAGGGCTGGGAGTGGCCGTGAGTGTGATCTATCTGGTCAAGAGTATCCTGAAAAAGGAGCCTCAGGGAGAAGAAAAGTAA